In one Kitasatospora cineracea genomic region, the following are encoded:
- a CDS encoding helicase-related protein, translated as MSNQPQDEVSFERGQRVRVRASGVPEFATVRFALPGDAPGSWDLILVDDQDRRHEVNLAAGDTQTVRPLVSDGRADSARVLAAMWTQWMYAAATNAESSAMAATPLKPYAHQTTAVYGAMLPQPLLRFLLADEPGTGKTIMAGLYLREMQRLGLVKRAIIVCPANLATKWVDDFERLLGGGLRQLTSATVRENALNSNDLWVVSLELASVNPAVQDAIRPDKAGWDLVVFDEAHRLTPTAAGFHQVGRLLAKNTPRALLMTATPHRGKEWLFRHLLHLVDPAIYPDPGSDPNVALRALRPGPIHFLRRMKEDLVDYDGRTRLFKGRAAHNHSVPLSQVEYGYYQAALDMVDRYFPPAAQPLARMVYAKRAASSLYALAETLRRRHDHMGVMSEAEAALIAEGDGQGDEAEVDEAKVVHTSSTASRAERAAIKSLADQINATIRDQAWKPSKWKRLTEDCLAPHGILPGNGEQAVVFTEYADSAQWVAQRLEAEGFTAKLYSGRQNKAERDEVRRAFMRGEFQVIVTTDAGNEGIDLQAAHVLVNYDIPWSLVRLEQRMGRIHRVGQLRDVHLYNLVATDTREGETLLRLLDHFVTAANELRGQMFDSLSAVAEITGVDYDKWLSDLYGNDESRKQQAIDAAKAVQSQELTRAARQVRDNERRLASQVDAVAALTLLQRDLFARINPAIVEAYLDRLTAARVLRSSPTAAGAGFRRLSLEGAAKFPVTLGGTGEVHIATSGDAVREAAESIDVGDTITLGPGEPGFTDLIGMAEHSLAEDLHQSGAAADPTSLTPYDLYAYTATLTESDGKRASIWASLVKVDDSGNARPVRWETLANLVPTGQYGTAPHPAREGLALSTAQVVADETVAEHRRVRADWFAQARKDLTNLPLSLTENIDDRAARVELRRRLQAQTAQRLDELERLADVQLTAPKLIGRIRVLAAADITVQAEIDAELVSMRHVQQLLADDGWAVEDVHTEGRGYDLEARRNSQVRHVEVKGLLGNAASDGIRMTGNEVLIATQHRKEYWLYVVDQCADGRGRFFGAYQDPATLFANVMTGNAIFRVPGSSLKNAPGSNT; from the coding sequence ATGAGCAATCAGCCGCAGGACGAGGTGTCGTTCGAGCGCGGGCAACGAGTGAGGGTCCGGGCCAGCGGAGTGCCTGAATTCGCCACTGTCCGGTTTGCCCTGCCCGGCGATGCCCCGGGTTCGTGGGACCTCATCCTTGTTGACGACCAGGACAGACGGCACGAGGTGAACCTGGCGGCCGGAGACACCCAGACCGTGCGCCCTCTGGTCAGCGACGGTAGGGCCGACTCGGCGCGGGTGCTGGCAGCCATGTGGACCCAGTGGATGTACGCCGCCGCCACCAACGCCGAATCCAGCGCCATGGCAGCCACCCCGTTGAAGCCGTACGCGCACCAGACCACGGCCGTCTACGGCGCGATGCTGCCGCAGCCGCTGCTGCGCTTCCTGCTCGCGGACGAGCCTGGTACGGGCAAGACGATCATGGCTGGCCTGTATCTCCGCGAGATGCAGCGACTGGGCCTGGTCAAGCGTGCGATCATCGTCTGCCCCGCGAATCTGGCCACGAAGTGGGTCGACGACTTTGAGCGTCTGCTCGGCGGAGGACTGCGCCAGCTCACCTCGGCGACGGTGCGTGAGAACGCGCTGAACTCCAACGACCTGTGGGTAGTCTCGCTTGAGCTGGCATCCGTCAACCCGGCCGTGCAGGACGCCATTCGGCCGGACAAGGCCGGCTGGGACCTGGTCGTCTTCGATGAGGCGCACCGGCTGACCCCTACCGCCGCCGGGTTCCACCAAGTCGGCCGCCTCCTGGCCAAGAATACCCCGCGGGCACTGTTGATGACCGCAACCCCACACCGAGGCAAGGAGTGGCTCTTCCGGCACCTGCTGCACCTCGTGGACCCGGCGATCTACCCGGATCCTGGCAGCGACCCGAATGTGGCGCTGCGTGCGCTTCGCCCGGGTCCGATCCATTTCCTGCGGCGGATGAAGGAAGACCTGGTCGACTACGACGGCAGGACACGTCTGTTCAAAGGCCGTGCCGCGCACAACCACAGTGTTCCGCTGTCGCAGGTCGAATACGGGTATTACCAGGCTGCCCTGGACATGGTCGACAGGTATTTCCCACCCGCCGCGCAGCCGCTTGCCCGCATGGTGTACGCGAAGCGGGCCGCTTCGAGTTTGTACGCACTTGCGGAGACACTCCGCCGGCGCCACGACCACATGGGGGTGATGAGTGAGGCCGAGGCCGCACTCATCGCTGAGGGCGACGGGCAAGGTGACGAGGCGGAGGTCGATGAGGCGAAGGTCGTCCACACGAGCTCGACAGCCAGCCGGGCTGAGCGGGCAGCGATCAAGAGCCTCGCGGATCAGATCAACGCCACGATCCGTGATCAGGCTTGGAAGCCGTCGAAGTGGAAACGGCTCACTGAAGACTGCCTTGCCCCGCACGGGATCCTCCCCGGCAACGGAGAGCAAGCTGTGGTGTTCACCGAGTACGCCGACTCGGCCCAGTGGGTCGCACAACGCCTCGAAGCCGAAGGGTTCACCGCCAAGCTTTACTCGGGTCGGCAGAACAAGGCTGAGCGCGACGAGGTGCGCCGAGCCTTCATGCGAGGCGAGTTCCAGGTCATCGTCACCACCGACGCCGGCAACGAAGGCATCGACCTTCAGGCCGCGCACGTGTTGGTCAACTACGACATCCCATGGTCCCTCGTACGCCTTGAGCAGCGAATGGGACGTATCCACCGCGTCGGTCAGTTGCGTGATGTCCACCTGTACAACTTGGTCGCCACTGACACGCGAGAGGGTGAGACCCTCCTCAGGCTGCTGGACCACTTCGTCACTGCGGCGAATGAGCTGCGTGGCCAGATGTTCGACAGCCTGTCAGCGGTCGCCGAGATCACCGGCGTTGACTACGACAAGTGGCTCTCCGATCTATACGGCAACGACGAAAGTAGGAAGCAACAGGCGATCGACGCCGCCAAGGCCGTCCAGTCCCAGGAGCTCACCCGGGCTGCCAGACAGGTGCGGGACAATGAACGACGTCTCGCCAGCCAGGTGGACGCCGTCGCCGCACTGACCCTGCTTCAGCGTGATCTGTTCGCGCGGATCAACCCCGCGATCGTCGAGGCGTACCTCGACCGGCTCACCGCTGCCCGAGTGCTGCGGTCTTCCCCGACGGCTGCCGGTGCCGGATTCCGCCGACTGTCGCTGGAGGGTGCGGCAAAGTTCCCCGTCACCCTCGGCGGCACTGGCGAGGTACACATCGCCACCAGCGGCGATGCGGTACGTGAGGCCGCGGAGAGCATCGACGTCGGCGACACCATCACGCTCGGTCCAGGCGAGCCTGGGTTCACCGATCTGATCGGCATGGCGGAACACTCTCTCGCCGAGGACCTGCACCAGTCCGGCGCCGCTGCCGACCCCACAAGTCTCACCCCGTACGACCTGTACGCGTACACGGCGACATTGACGGAAAGCGACGGGAAGCGCGCGAGCATCTGGGCGAGCCTGGTCAAGGTCGACGACAGCGGCAACGCCCGGCCGGTGCGGTGGGAGACGCTGGCCAACCTCGTGCCCACTGGTCAGTACGGCACCGCACCTCATCCCGCCCGAGAGGGGCTAGCGCTCTCGACTGCACAGGTGGTGGCTGATGAGACTGTCGCCGAACACCGACGCGTGCGCGCTGACTGGTTCGCCCAGGCCCGCAAGGATCTGACCAACCTGCCGCTGAGCCTGACCGAGAACATCGACGACCGCGCGGCCCGAGTCGAGCTGCGACGCCGGCTCCAGGCCCAGACCGCGCAACGCCTCGACGAGCTTGAGCGTCTCGCGGACGTGCAGTTGACCGCGCCAAAGCTGATCGGCCGTATCCGTGTCCTGGCAGCTGCCGACATCACGGTCCAAGCGGAGATAGACGCCGAGCTGGTCTCCATGCGCCACGTCCAGCAACTCCTCGCGGATGACGGGTGGGCTGTGGAGGACGTGCACACGGAGGGCCGTGGCTACGATCTGGAAGCGCGTCGAAACAGCCAGGTCCGGCATGTCGAGGTCAAGGGCCTGCTGGGCAACGCGGCCAGCGACGGCATCCGGATGACCGGCAACGAGGTCCTGATCGCCACCCAACACCGCAAGGAGTACTGGCTCTACGTCGTCGACCAGTGTGCTGACGGCCGCGGCCGTTTCTTCGGGGCCTACCAGGACCCCGCTACCCTCTTCGCCAATGTCATGACCGGGAACGCAATCTTCCGCGTCCCCGGTAGCAGTCTCAAGAACGCCCCGGGGAGCAACACATGA
- a CDS encoding helix-turn-helix domain-containing protein has protein sequence MRDSAGPFEYDGPVAGDQLVGRCREVEMIKAWAREGQLMALVAPRRFGKTSLIHKISAEGQRDGLTVVTADLFGVASPSDLVLRLERAWASSAPEVVRPAVSKILAASQTGVSITGSGFASAMDSRPAADPSAALNALLELPSLLAQREGGRTLIVLDEYQSVASVPGAEALIRQHAYRQRTAVSYLLSGSRPDMLSTGSADGEPVAALRLGRLPKAELRASIQERFTTAGDRDVTGVLDELLAAGEGHPQRTMLLAHLLWQEVPAGKPATSDHLDAAIATALRQIDPESRATMSGLSVGQRKVLRAVAEYGAPMAARAARTLGLPKTTAQKAAPHLVAAGLIEDTSRGWRVIDPLLARWIQTNYGTRA, from the coding sequence ATGCGGGACAGCGCGGGCCCGTTCGAATACGACGGGCCAGTCGCCGGCGACCAGTTGGTCGGCAGGTGCCGAGAAGTCGAGATGATCAAGGCGTGGGCCCGCGAGGGCCAGCTGATGGCACTGGTGGCACCGAGGCGTTTTGGCAAGACGAGCCTGATTCACAAGATCTCGGCCGAGGGGCAGCGGGATGGCCTGACTGTGGTCACTGCCGATCTGTTCGGCGTCGCCAGCCCCTCTGACCTGGTGCTTCGTCTTGAGCGGGCCTGGGCGTCATCTGCACCCGAGGTGGTGCGTCCGGCAGTGAGCAAGATCTTGGCCGCCTCGCAGACTGGAGTGTCGATCACGGGGTCCGGATTCGCTTCGGCCATGGACAGTCGGCCCGCAGCCGACCCGTCGGCGGCATTGAACGCTCTGCTGGAGCTTCCCTCCCTGTTGGCTCAGCGTGAGGGCGGGCGGACTCTGATCGTGCTCGATGAGTACCAATCTGTTGCTAGCGTGCCGGGAGCAGAGGCGTTGATCCGGCAGCATGCCTACCGGCAGCGGACGGCCGTCTCCTACCTGCTCTCCGGGAGCAGGCCAGACATGCTGTCCACAGGGTCTGCCGACGGGGAGCCAGTGGCCGCGCTCCGCCTTGGCCGGCTGCCCAAAGCGGAACTCCGCGCATCGATCCAAGAGCGGTTCACTACCGCAGGGGACCGCGACGTGACTGGCGTGCTGGACGAGCTACTGGCTGCGGGTGAGGGACATCCCCAGCGGACCATGCTGTTGGCTCACCTGCTGTGGCAAGAGGTCCCCGCAGGAAAGCCAGCCACCAGTGATCATCTCGATGCGGCGATTGCTACGGCTCTGCGGCAGATCGACCCTGAATCGCGAGCAACGATGAGCGGGCTCAGCGTAGGCCAGCGCAAGGTTCTTCGGGCGGTGGCTGAGTACGGCGCCCCGATGGCCGCGCGGGCCGCGCGGACGCTGGGCCTACCTAAGACGACAGCTCAAAAGGCTGCACCGCATTTGGTCGCTGCCGGGCTCATCGAAGACACGAGTCGAGGGTGGCGTGTGATCGATCCACTGCTAGCCCGCTGGATCCAGACGAACTATGGGACACGCGCATGA
- a CDS encoding tyrosine-type recombinase/integrase, with amino-acid sequence MSEPYDRWHKSRPTPGEKKCTAHKKVPSSSHGLGKRWLARWRDHDGQQLSESFEKYEDAKRHLAKIETSVTEGTYIAKDKGDTLIKKLAEQWLADLIFKNPRTEPQYHARVKRYIIEPLGHIKIKDLIPSRIVSWIKGMLRTIGETYAGLIFSHFNSIVMMAVDDGLILKNPCASRSVQRVKPRRQRKTSKELPVSWEDSEGIKQNMPDRYKATVDCGRAIGMRQGEIFAFSPDDINWLQKDKVVHIRRQIAHDRGVMVFAPPKGGSKDDPKDRYVPIGEDLAFILAEHIRQFPSVEITLPWIEKDGPPVTVKLFFTSRERKPINKNYFNWLWKAALEEIGLIQALNDKPVGRGRLWEKCRDKMMHSLRHLFASEALNEGVDIYTLADLLGHEDPAFTLRRYVHRVAQSFEKARKALGRRYRLAA; translated from the coding sequence GTGTCTGAACCTTACGACCGCTGGCACAAGTCGCGCCCGACCCCCGGGGAAAAGAAGTGCACCGCCCACAAGAAGGTGCCGTCGAGCAGCCACGGATTGGGGAAGCGCTGGCTCGCCCGATGGCGGGACCATGACGGGCAGCAGCTAAGCGAAAGCTTCGAAAAGTATGAGGACGCCAAGAGGCACTTGGCGAAGATTGAAACGAGCGTTACCGAGGGCACCTACATCGCCAAAGACAAGGGCGATACCCTCATAAAGAAGCTGGCGGAGCAATGGCTCGCCGACCTCATCTTCAAGAACCCTCGCACTGAGCCGCAGTACCACGCTCGCGTAAAGCGCTACATCATCGAGCCGCTGGGGCATATAAAGATCAAAGATTTGATCCCCTCGCGGATCGTCTCCTGGATCAAGGGCATGCTCCGCACCATCGGCGAGACCTACGCTGGCCTGATTTTCAGCCACTTCAACTCCATCGTCATGATGGCCGTTGATGATGGACTGATCCTCAAGAATCCGTGTGCCTCTCGCTCGGTTCAGCGAGTTAAGCCGCGCCGCCAGCGCAAGACATCCAAGGAACTCCCTGTTAGCTGGGAAGATTCCGAAGGAATCAAGCAGAACATGCCAGACCGATACAAGGCTACTGTCGACTGCGGTCGCGCCATCGGAATGCGACAGGGTGAGATATTCGCATTCAGCCCTGATGACATTAACTGGCTCCAGAAGGATAAGGTGGTGCACATCCGCCGCCAGATTGCGCACGACCGCGGCGTGATGGTGTTCGCTCCACCAAAGGGCGGAAGCAAGGATGATCCGAAGGATAGGTACGTCCCGATCGGCGAGGACCTGGCTTTCATTCTGGCCGAACATATCCGACAGTTTCCCTCGGTGGAAATCACACTTCCCTGGATTGAAAAGGACGGCCCTCCCGTCACGGTCAAGCTGTTCTTCACGTCGCGCGAACGGAAGCCGATCAACAAGAACTACTTTAACTGGCTCTGGAAGGCAGCCCTTGAAGAAATTGGGCTCATCCAGGCACTGAACGACAAGCCGGTGGGCCGTGGCCGGCTGTGGGAGAAGTGCCGAGACAAGATGATGCACTCCCTCCGGCACCTGTTCGCTTCTGAGGCGTTGAACGAAGGGGTCGACATCTATACGCTCGCCGATCTCCTCGGCCACGAAGACCCGGCCTTCACCCTCCGCCGGTACGTGCACCGCGTGGCCCAGTCGTTCGAGAAGGCCCGGAAGGCGCTCGGCCGGCGCTACCGACTGGCCGCCTGA
- a CDS encoding helix-turn-helix domain-containing protein — translation MSSGSPPTLSVSDAAALRLKQARNRRGWTVKDLATRCAEAGAEKLTAAALANIETGRRDDNGVRRRELSVDEVVLLAAVLDVAPIHLLGLPDNAEPGTQLQLTPQLALSDGSLILAWFCGQQALPGSDARQFYSAALQRLPAADSQQSVADLTRSVLEERAAVLTEAFNSNMAATMEKLTTAVEAGASPEELAALLRPGDSSSA, via the coding sequence ATGTCCAGCGGCTCACCACCGACCCTGTCGGTGAGCGACGCGGCAGCACTCCGGCTGAAGCAGGCCCGGAACAGGCGCGGGTGGACCGTCAAGGATCTGGCAACCCGGTGCGCCGAAGCAGGGGCGGAGAAGCTGACCGCCGCCGCATTGGCGAACATCGAGACCGGACGCCGAGACGACAACGGGGTTCGGCGGCGGGAGCTGTCGGTGGACGAGGTCGTACTTCTGGCCGCCGTGCTGGACGTGGCCCCCATCCACCTCCTGGGGTTGCCCGACAATGCCGAGCCGGGGACTCAACTACAGCTGACTCCCCAACTGGCGCTCAGCGACGGCAGCTTGATCCTGGCCTGGTTCTGCGGACAACAGGCGCTTCCCGGAAGCGACGCCCGCCAGTTCTACTCCGCGGCTCTCCAGCGGCTGCCGGCCGCTGACAGCCAGCAGTCCGTCGCCGACCTCACAAGGTCGGTGCTCGAAGAACGGGCGGCCGTGCTGACCGAGGCGTTCAACTCCAACATGGCAGCGACCATGGAGAAGCTGACCACCGCCGTCGAGGCCGGCGCCTCCCCCGAGGAACTCGCCGCCCTGCTCCGGCCGGGCGACTCCAGCTCCGCATAG
- a CDS encoding helix-turn-helix domain-containing protein: MGIDGTDTMWTLQELADFLKVPKQTVYQMNWRGTGPRSYKVGRHRRYDPVDVRTWLKARSSDAEDAR; encoded by the coding sequence ATGGGCATCGACGGCACGGACACGATGTGGACCTTGCAGGAGCTCGCGGACTTCCTGAAGGTCCCGAAGCAGACGGTGTATCAGATGAATTGGCGAGGCACCGGGCCGCGCAGCTACAAGGTGGGCCGGCACAGGCGCTACGACCCCGTTGACGTGCGCACTTGGCTCAAGGCTCGCTCCTCCGATGCGGAGGACGCGCGATGA
- a CDS encoding excisionase yields the protein MKRQMQASQRRPWWSVDEAANFLGITIFDLREVGAAGVGPRYSQDTGGARRYRPADVRLWASTGLIRDHRGWNGEAR from the coding sequence ATGAAGCGACAGATGCAGGCAAGCCAGCGCCGACCGTGGTGGTCCGTTGACGAGGCGGCGAACTTCCTCGGGATCACGATCTTCGATCTGCGGGAGGTCGGTGCGGCCGGCGTCGGCCCCAGGTACAGCCAGGACACCGGCGGCGCTCGCCGCTACCGGCCGGCTGACGTCCGGCTCTGGGCTTCGACCGGCCTGATCCGCGACCACCGTGGCTGGAACGGAGAGGCCCGATGA
- a CDS encoding C40 family peptidase, which produces MKKAAQIAIVSVLAPCGVVLGVTLTGGTASATTPAIAAGSGIGGIGCFKPVAPGEAVADGQQLTTEQINNAQIIYQVSVQLQLPAHAAVVAIATAMQESTLTNLAWGDRDSLGLFQQRPSQGWGTPAQIMDPVYSSKAFYAQLVKVSLWEALPVTVAAQKVQQSAYPDAYAKWEGLAQQLVATFGGSATNCSLGNGAGSGEAITEAVNLPAGFSLPAGTPVQVVTAITFGISKLGMPYQWGGTGNPSYDCSGLLMRAYEAAGINISRTTFEQVYNGTPVYSANQLKPGDLIFLAGSDGTPSSPGHVGMYLGSNLVLDAPRTGKNIQITTFTGGYWDAEAVAFRRIVPS; this is translated from the coding sequence GTGAAGAAGGCAGCTCAGATAGCCATCGTGTCGGTCCTCGCGCCATGCGGTGTGGTGCTCGGCGTGACACTGACCGGCGGGACCGCGTCGGCGACGACCCCTGCGATCGCTGCGGGGAGCGGCATCGGAGGAATCGGCTGCTTCAAGCCGGTGGCGCCCGGCGAAGCGGTCGCCGACGGCCAGCAGCTGACCACCGAGCAGATCAACAACGCCCAGATCATCTACCAGGTGTCGGTCCAGCTCCAGCTCCCTGCCCATGCCGCGGTGGTGGCCATCGCAACGGCGATGCAGGAGAGCACCTTGACCAATCTGGCCTGGGGTGACCGCGACAGTTTGGGCTTGTTCCAGCAGCGGCCGAGCCAGGGGTGGGGCACCCCTGCGCAGATCATGGACCCGGTCTACTCCTCCAAGGCGTTCTACGCCCAGTTGGTGAAGGTCTCCTTGTGGGAGGCACTGCCGGTCACCGTCGCTGCGCAGAAGGTTCAGCAGAGCGCCTATCCCGATGCCTACGCAAAGTGGGAGGGCCTGGCGCAGCAGCTGGTCGCAACGTTCGGAGGCTCGGCCACCAACTGCTCTCTCGGCAACGGCGCGGGCTCCGGGGAGGCGATCACCGAGGCGGTCAACCTGCCCGCGGGCTTCTCTCTCCCGGCCGGCACTCCGGTCCAGGTGGTCACCGCGATCACCTTCGGCATCTCGAAGCTCGGCATGCCGTACCAGTGGGGAGGGACGGGGAATCCGAGCTACGACTGCTCCGGCCTGCTGATGCGCGCCTACGAGGCCGCCGGGATCAACATCAGCAGGACCACCTTCGAGCAGGTCTACAACGGAACCCCGGTCTACAGCGCCAACCAGCTCAAACCGGGCGACTTGATCTTCCTCGCCGGGTCCGACGGAACCCCTTCGTCGCCCGGCCACGTCGGCATGTACCTGGGCTCGAACTTGGTCCTCGACGCGCCGCGCACCGGGAAGAACATCCAGATCACCACCTTCACCGGCGGGTACTGGGACGCGGAGGCCGTGGCGTTCCGCCGCATCGTCCCGTCATGA
- a CDS encoding helix-turn-helix domain-containing protein — translation MSDENPAEGGVVAERLTHLFSTVHPAGRKPYSTTEVAKAINEKAGEQILSPTYLWQLKTGKRTDPTHSRLTALADFFGVPVAYFYEDDTARRTDEQLELAAALTNPLVRQLALTANGLSDNSLHAMLTMIQSARRIEGLDPADGDGE, via the coding sequence ATGTCTGACGAGAACCCCGCCGAGGGCGGTGTGGTCGCCGAGCGACTCACCCACCTGTTCAGCACCGTCCACCCCGCCGGCCGGAAGCCCTACAGCACCACCGAGGTCGCAAAGGCGATCAACGAGAAGGCCGGGGAGCAGATCCTCAGCCCCACCTACTTGTGGCAGCTGAAGACCGGCAAGCGGACGGACCCAACCCACAGCCGCCTCACGGCACTTGCCGACTTCTTCGGCGTCCCGGTGGCCTACTTCTACGAGGACGACACGGCCCGGCGGACCGACGAGCAACTGGAACTCGCAGCCGCCCTGACGAACCCCCTCGTTCGACAGTTGGCGCTCACCGCAAACGGGCTCTCCGACAACAGCCTGCACGCCATGTTGACCATGATCCAATCCGCCCGTCGGATCGAGGGGCTGGACCCCGCCGACGGCGATGGCGAGTGA
- a CDS encoding SCO6880 family protein — MSTQTAPNRTYFGWQQEKVAFLFGLSVQRAAMLGGAVLATIWPFAISYVRAGLVTWPVAFVLFLLAFVRIAGRTVDEWAVSFVSFEILKFRGQNRFLAGAFSPRKATTDEPKMDLPGILAPLSILEADGGSGDPIAVIHHQLDRTFTAVARVRFPGIGLVDSQRRDQRVASWGELLNSQCTEGNPIIRIQALQRLVPESGAALQRWHADHVSDEAPGVAVDITKSLLSTATLATSQREAYLAITMDAARAAGPIKAAGGGTAGAATVLIRHLRALTSGIASADLQVESWLNPRELAEVLRTAFDPHSSRMLAERRAAAAAAAFRGQDVPFEPGVDPVAAGPSAAESWRGRYEHDGALSVTYAVRNWPKNKIYSTALSPLLGEGKYRRAFNLHIEPRGPRAAEREVMQERTAREVAVSMRHKTGQIIPEHEKQALRHAEAQDQERAAGHGLVRYTAYCTVTVTNPADLEDACAALEADANQGRIEVQRMWMAQDIGFALGALPVGMGLPRKRVA; from the coding sequence GTGAGCACTCAAACCGCTCCCAACCGCACCTACTTCGGCTGGCAGCAGGAGAAGGTCGCCTTCCTCTTCGGCCTGAGCGTCCAGCGGGCGGCCATGCTCGGCGGCGCGGTCCTGGCGACGATCTGGCCGTTCGCAATCTCGTACGTCCGGGCGGGCCTCGTGACGTGGCCCGTTGCCTTTGTCCTCTTCCTACTTGCGTTCGTCCGGATCGCCGGCCGCACCGTTGACGAATGGGCGGTGTCCTTCGTGTCCTTCGAAATCCTCAAGTTCCGTGGGCAGAATCGTTTCCTCGCCGGTGCCTTCTCGCCGCGCAAGGCCACCACGGACGAGCCGAAGATGGACCTGCCGGGCATCCTCGCGCCGCTGTCGATCCTCGAAGCGGACGGCGGCAGCGGCGACCCGATCGCGGTGATCCACCACCAGCTCGACCGGACCTTCACCGCCGTCGCCCGGGTGCGCTTCCCCGGCATCGGACTGGTCGACTCCCAGCGGCGCGACCAGCGTGTGGCCAGCTGGGGCGAGCTGCTCAACTCGCAGTGCACGGAAGGAAATCCGATCATCCGCATCCAGGCGCTCCAGCGCCTGGTCCCCGAGTCCGGCGCCGCGCTCCAGCGCTGGCACGCCGACCACGTCTCCGACGAGGCCCCCGGCGTCGCGGTGGACATCACCAAGTCACTGCTCTCCACCGCCACCCTGGCGACCAGCCAGCGCGAGGCGTACCTGGCGATCACCATGGACGCCGCCCGGGCGGCCGGCCCCATCAAGGCGGCCGGTGGCGGCACCGCCGGAGCCGCCACCGTCCTGATCCGCCACCTGCGGGCCCTCACCTCCGGTATCGCCTCCGCGGACCTCCAGGTGGAGAGCTGGCTGAACCCGCGCGAACTCGCCGAGGTCCTGCGGACCGCGTTCGACCCGCACTCCAGCCGAATGCTCGCCGAACGCCGGGCCGCCGCCGCGGCCGCCGCCTTCCGAGGCCAGGACGTGCCCTTCGAACCGGGCGTCGACCCGGTCGCGGCGGGCCCCTCCGCCGCCGAGAGTTGGCGCGGCCGGTACGAGCACGACGGCGCGCTCTCCGTCACCTACGCCGTCCGGAACTGGCCCAAGAACAAGATCTACTCCACAGCGCTCTCCCCGCTGCTGGGCGAAGGCAAGTACCGCAGGGCGTTCAACCTTCACATCGAACCCCGCGGACCGCGCGCCGCCGAGCGCGAGGTCATGCAGGAACGCACTGCCCGCGAGGTTGCCGTCAGCATGCGGCACAAGACCGGCCAGATCATCCCGGAGCACGAGAAGCAGGCACTGCGGCACGCCGAAGCCCAGGACCAGGAGCGCGCAGCCGGCCACGGCCTTGTCCGCTACACCGCCTACTGCACCGTCACCGTCACCAACCCGGCTGACCTCGAAGACGCCTGCGCCGCGCTGGAGGCCGACGCCAACCAGGGCCGGATCGAAGTCCAGCGGATGTGGATGGCCCAGGACATCGGATTCGCCCTCGGCGCGCTGCCCGTCGGCATGGGCCTGCCCCGGAAGCGGGTGGCCTGA